One genomic window of Brevundimonas vesicularis includes the following:
- a CDS encoding CTP synthase produces MARYVFITGGVVSSLGKGLASAALGALLQARGYKVRLRKLDPYLNVDPGTMSPYQHGEVFVTDDGAETDLDLGHYERFTGVSAAKSDNITTGRIYSTILEKERRGDYLGATVQVIPHVTDQIKSFCLTPALTDAGEDVDFVLVEIGGTVGDIEGLPFFEAIRQLGQDLPRGQSCFVHLTLLPFIKTAGEMKTKPTQHSVKELRSIGIQPDILLCRCEQPIPAEEKRKIGQFCNVRESGVIQAMDSADIYAVPLDYHREGLDREVLAHFGINDAPEPDLTGWQEIARRRLQPDGEVTIAVVGKYTVLKDAYKSLIEALHHGGVANNVKVNIDWVEADTFEGDPEACEERLQGAHAVLVPGGFGERGSEGKIEAARFARERNIPYFGICFGMQMAVIEAARNLAGYPKASSTEFGPTAEPVVGLMTEWTQGNQRVLRQQGGDLGGTMRLGAYDSTLTAGSKIAEIYGSTAISERHRHRYEVNINYREAIEQKGGLVFAGLSPDGVLPETVERPDHPWFIGVQYHPELKSRPFAPHPLFASFIGAAVVQSRLV; encoded by the coding sequence ATGGCTCGCTATGTGTTCATCACCGGCGGCGTGGTTTCCTCGCTAGGAAAAGGCCTCGCCTCCGCCGCTCTCGGCGCTCTTTTGCAGGCGCGCGGCTACAAGGTCCGCCTGCGCAAGCTCGACCCCTATCTGAACGTCGATCCGGGCACGATGAGCCCGTATCAGCACGGCGAGGTCTTCGTGACCGACGACGGCGCCGAGACCGATCTGGACCTGGGCCACTACGAGCGGTTCACCGGCGTGTCGGCGGCCAAGTCCGACAACATCACGACCGGCCGCATCTATTCGACCATTCTGGAGAAAGAGCGTCGCGGCGACTATCTGGGCGCGACGGTGCAGGTCATTCCGCACGTCACCGACCAGATCAAATCCTTCTGCCTGACGCCCGCCCTGACGGACGCGGGCGAAGACGTCGACTTCGTTCTGGTCGAGATCGGCGGCACGGTCGGCGATATCGAGGGCCTGCCCTTCTTCGAGGCGATCCGCCAGTTGGGGCAGGACCTGCCGCGCGGCCAGAGCTGCTTCGTCCATCTGACGCTGCTGCCGTTCATCAAGACGGCCGGCGAGATGAAGACCAAGCCGACCCAGCACTCGGTCAAGGAACTGCGCTCCATTGGCATCCAGCCGGACATCCTGCTGTGTCGCTGCGAGCAGCCTATCCCGGCCGAGGAAAAGCGCAAGATCGGCCAGTTCTGCAACGTGCGCGAAAGCGGCGTCATCCAGGCGATGGACTCCGCGGACATCTACGCCGTGCCGTTGGACTATCACCGTGAGGGGCTGGACCGCGAAGTGCTGGCGCACTTCGGCATCAACGATGCGCCCGAGCCGGATCTGACCGGCTGGCAAGAGATCGCGCGTCGCCGCCTGCAGCCCGATGGCGAGGTCACCATCGCCGTGGTCGGCAAATACACCGTCCTCAAGGACGCCTATAAGTCCCTGATCGAGGCCCTGCATCACGGCGGCGTGGCCAACAACGTCAAGGTCAACATCGACTGGGTCGAGGCCGACACCTTCGAGGGCGATCCCGAGGCCTGCGAGGAGCGGCTGCAAGGCGCGCACGCTGTCCTGGTGCCCGGCGGCTTCGGCGAGCGCGGTTCGGAAGGTAAGATCGAGGCAGCCCGCTTCGCCCGTGAGCGCAACATCCCCTATTTCGGCATCTGCTTCGGCATGCAGATGGCGGTGATCGAGGCGGCGCGGAACCTGGCCGGCTATCCCAAGGCCTCGTCCACCGAGTTCGGCCCGACCGCCGAGCCAGTCGTCGGCCTGATGACCGAATGGACCCAAGGCAATCAACGCGTCCTGCGTCAGCAGGGCGGCGACCTGGGCGGCACCATGCGGCTCGGCGCCTATGATTCGACCCTGACAGCCGGGTCCAAGATCGCCGAGATCTACGGTTCCACCGCGATCAGCGAGCGTCACCGCCACCGCTACGAGGTCAACATCAACTATCGCGAGGCGATCGAGCAGAAGGGCGGGCTGGTCTTCGCCGGTCTCTCGCCTGACGGCGTCCTGCCCGAGACGGTTGAACGCCCGGATCACCCCTGGTTCATCGGCGTTCAGTATCACCCCGAGCTGAAGAGCCGTCCGTTCGCGCCGCACCCTCTGTTCGCCAGCTTCATCGGCGCGGCGGTGGTGCAAAGCCGCCTGGTCTGA
- the trpE gene encoding anthranilate synthase component I: MTDDASRDITLDAFAAGLSAGRPQVLVRRIIDDLETPVSAYLKLGRDRPYACLLESVEGGAVKGRYSILTLDPDVVWRCRSNAAELSRGSAIGEGRFTAEHLPALQSLRALIAASKFDLPEGLPPMAAGLFGVFGYDMVRLLEPLGAPNRDPLDLPDAVLTRPSLVAIFDSVRHEIVLVSAAYPDAGISPQEAFDAATARLDAFETALREPLPVRAAPQQTPPPVFTSSVDEPAFGEMVARAKDYIGAGDIFQVVLSHRFSAPWTDDPFAFYRSLRRQNPSPYLFYLNFEGFQLAGSSPEILVRLKDGEVTIRPLAGTRMRGATPEADKALEVELLADPKELAEHLMLLDLGRNDVGRVAAPGTVEVTESFVVERYSQVMHIVSNVRGKADPMLDAVDTLLAALPAGTLSGAPKVRAMEIIDELESEKRGVGYGGGVGYISAGGEADICITLRTALFADARIFVQAGAGVVADSDPAAEYAETQHKARAPMRAAEDAWRFRTGNR, translated from the coding sequence ATGACCGACGACGCTTCGCGCGACATCACGCTCGACGCCTTCGCGGCCGGCCTTTCGGCTGGTCGGCCGCAGGTCCTGGTTCGCCGGATTATCGACGACCTGGAAACCCCGGTCTCGGCCTATCTGAAGCTGGGGCGCGATCGGCCGTACGCCTGTCTACTGGAGTCGGTCGAGGGCGGTGCCGTCAAGGGACGCTATTCCATCCTGACGCTGGATCCCGATGTGGTCTGGCGTTGTCGCTCCAACGCGGCGGAACTGTCGCGCGGCTCAGCCATAGGCGAAGGTCGGTTTACAGCCGAACACCTGCCAGCGCTGCAATCCCTGCGCGCGCTGATCGCGGCGTCGAAGTTCGATCTGCCGGAGGGATTGCCGCCGATGGCCGCTGGCCTCTTCGGCGTCTTCGGCTATGACATGGTGCGACTGCTGGAGCCGCTGGGCGCGCCAAACCGTGACCCGCTCGACTTGCCCGACGCCGTGCTGACACGGCCGTCGCTGGTGGCCATCTTCGATTCGGTCCGTCACGAGATCGTTCTGGTCTCGGCCGCCTATCCCGACGCCGGCATCTCCCCGCAAGAAGCGTTCGACGCCGCGACGGCGCGGCTGGATGCGTTCGAGACGGCCTTGCGCGAACCCCTGCCCGTTCGCGCCGCTCCGCAGCAAACGCCGCCTCCCGTCTTCACCTCGTCGGTGGACGAGCCGGCCTTCGGCGAGATGGTCGCCAGGGCCAAGGACTACATCGGCGCCGGCGACATTTTCCAGGTCGTGCTCAGCCACCGCTTTTCGGCCCCGTGGACCGACGATCCGTTCGCCTTCTATCGCTCGCTGCGTCGCCAGAATCCGTCGCCCTATCTGTTCTATCTAAACTTCGAAGGTTTCCAACTCGCCGGCTCCAGCCCCGAGATCCTAGTTCGGCTCAAGGACGGCGAAGTGACGATCCGGCCGCTGGCCGGCACGCGCATGCGCGGTGCGACGCCAGAAGCGGACAAGGCGCTGGAAGTCGAACTGCTCGCTGATCCAAAAGAGCTTGCCGAGCACCTGATGCTGCTGGACCTGGGCCGCAACGATGTGGGGCGAGTCGCGGCGCCCGGCACGGTCGAGGTCACCGAGAGCTTCGTCGTCGAGCGCTACAGCCAGGTCATGCACATCGTCTCCAACGTGCGGGGCAAGGCCGACCCCATGCTGGATGCGGTTGACACGCTTCTGGCTGCCCTGCCCGCCGGCACCCTGTCGGGCGCGCCCAAGGTGCGCGCGATGGAGATCATCGACGAACTGGAAAGCGAAAAGCGCGGCGTCGGTTACGGCGGCGGCGTCGGCTACATTTCGGCCGGCGGCGAGGCGGACATCTGCATCACCCTGCGCACCGCCCTTTTCGCTGACGCTCGGATCTTCGTTCAGGCCGGGGCCGGCGTCGTCGCCGACAGCGATCCTGCGGCCGAATATGCCGAGACCCAGCACAAGGCGCGGGCGCCGATGCGAGCGGCGGAAGACGCCTGGCGCTTCAGGACCGGCAATCGCTAG
- the tpiA gene encoding triose-phosphate isomerase yields MKQSVKMIVGNWKMNGVSAGLAQAEAIRDAVGTTAQECRVVLCPPSTLIDRMQSALAGSGVAVGGQDCHEKPAGAFTGSVSAEMLADAGATVVILGHSERRSAFGETDADVAAKVEAAVAAGLEPIVCVGETLQQREAGDAIAVVSGQVAGSLPSSLAERDFAVAYEPVWAIGTGLTATLDQIAEVHAAVRAAIVAKLGEGARTAPILYGGSVKPENARDILATPEVGGALVGGASLKAEDFLPIVNAAA; encoded by the coding sequence ATGAAACAATCCGTGAAGATGATCGTCGGCAATTGGAAGATGAACGGCGTCTCGGCCGGCTTGGCGCAGGCTGAGGCGATCAGGGACGCCGTCGGAACGACGGCGCAGGAATGCCGTGTGGTGCTTTGCCCGCCGTCGACGCTAATCGACCGTATGCAGTCCGCCCTGGCGGGCAGCGGCGTGGCCGTGGGCGGTCAGGACTGCCATGAGAAACCCGCCGGCGCGTTCACCGGCTCGGTATCGGCTGAGATGCTGGCCGACGCCGGCGCGACCGTGGTGATCCTGGGGCATTCCGAACGCCGCTCGGCTTTCGGCGAGACTGATGCGGACGTCGCCGCCAAGGTCGAGGCCGCCGTCGCCGCCGGGCTGGAGCCCATTGTGTGCGTGGGTGAAACCCTGCAGCAGCGGGAAGCGGGCGACGCCATCGCCGTCGTGTCGGGCCAGGTCGCGGGCTCGCTGCCGTCAAGCCTGGCCGAGCGCGACTTTGCGGTGGCCTATGAGCCCGTCTGGGCCATCGGGACGGGCCTGACCGCGACGCTGGATCAGATCGCCGAGGTCCATGCAGCCGTGCGCGCCGCCATCGTCGCAAAGCTGGGAGAGGGCGCTCGCACCGCGCCCATTCTTTACGGCGGTTCGGTCAAGCCAGAGAATGCGCGGGACATTCTGGCCACGCCGGAAGTCGGCGGCGCCCTGGTCGGCGGCGCGTCCTTGAAGGCCGAGGACTTTCTGCCGATCGTCAACGCAGCCGCGTGA
- a CDS encoding acyl-CoA dehydrogenase translates to MTYRAPVRDLAFTLESVAGMADVAATGAFPDYDADVAGAVLEAAGQFSEEVLAPLNRIGDQKGSTYANGAVTAAPGFADAYRQFAAGGWTGLSASTEAGGQALPKALELAAYETVHAANMAFGLCPMLSLASIEALEQVGTEEQKAKYLTKLVSGEWTGAMVLTEPGAGSDLGSLITTATPNGDGTYALNGQKIYITWGDHDATDNIVHLVLARLPDAPKGPKGISLFLASKFAVKEDGTLGDRNAFRPVGVEHKLGIHASPTCVMSYEGATAELVGQPNQGLAHMFVMMNAARLAVGVEGVGIAERAYQHALAYALDRRQGRSVWTGEANAPIFDHPDVRRMLSVMKAKISAARAVCLSTGVAADLARHAGTEEERRRWKGREDLFTPIAKAWSTDIGCEVASMGVQIHGGMGFIEETGAAQYYRDARIAPIYEGTNGIQAMDLVGRKLSMDGGDAAKALIADMKATLVDLGKLYSGKPVERFATAIEAVEDATLWLLDQKADPNAAADVLAAADAYLKLLGDVAGGWMLAKGALAAKAKLDANDGDPVWLQGKLDLYEVYAANVLGHVSSRLAAVGQGGDLLRRMTVDALAG, encoded by the coding sequence ATGACCTATCGCGCGCCCGTTCGAGACCTGGCCTTCACTCTGGAATCCGTCGCCGGCATGGCCGACGTGGCCGCAACCGGCGCCTTTCCCGACTACGACGCCGATGTCGCCGGCGCCGTTCTGGAGGCGGCGGGACAGTTCTCGGAAGAGGTGCTGGCTCCGCTCAACCGGATCGGTGATCAGAAGGGCTCGACCTACGCCAACGGCGCCGTCACCGCCGCGCCTGGATTCGCCGACGCCTATCGCCAGTTCGCGGCCGGCGGCTGGACCGGGCTGTCGGCCTCGACCGAAGCGGGCGGGCAGGCCCTGCCCAAGGCGCTGGAACTGGCGGCCTACGAGACCGTCCATGCCGCCAACATGGCGTTCGGCCTCTGTCCCATGCTGTCGCTGGCCTCGATCGAGGCGCTGGAGCAGGTCGGGACGGAAGAGCAGAAGGCCAAATATCTGACCAAGCTGGTCAGCGGCGAATGGACCGGCGCCATGGTGCTGACCGAGCCGGGCGCCGGATCGGACCTGGGTTCGCTGATCACCACGGCGACGCCGAACGGCGACGGGACCTATGCGCTGAACGGGCAGAAGATCTACATCACCTGGGGCGACCACGACGCGACCGACAACATCGTCCATCTGGTGTTGGCCCGTCTGCCGGACGCGCCCAAGGGCCCCAAGGGCATCAGCCTGTTCCTGGCGTCGAAGTTCGCGGTGAAGGAAGACGGCACGCTGGGCGACCGCAACGCCTTCCGCCCCGTCGGCGTCGAGCACAAGCTGGGCATCCACGCCTCGCCGACCTGCGTCATGAGCTATGAGGGGGCGACCGCGGAACTGGTCGGCCAGCCGAACCAGGGCCTGGCCCATATGTTCGTGATGATGAACGCGGCGCGCCTGGCCGTCGGCGTCGAGGGCGTCGGCATCGCCGAACGCGCCTACCAGCACGCACTCGCCTATGCCTTGGACCGTCGTCAGGGTCGCTCGGTTTGGACCGGCGAGGCCAACGCTCCGATCTTTGACCATCCCGACGTGCGCCGCATGCTCAGCGTCATGAAGGCCAAGATTTCGGCGGCGCGCGCCGTTTGCCTGTCGACCGGCGTGGCCGCCGATCTCGCTCGCCACGCCGGGACCGAAGAGGAACGCCGTCGCTGGAAGGGACGAGAAGACCTGTTCACCCCGATCGCCAAGGCCTGGTCCACCGATATCGGCTGCGAGGTCGCCTCGATGGGCGTTCAGATCCACGGCGGCATGGGCTTCATCGAGGAGACCGGCGCGGCGCAATACTATCGCGACGCCCGCATCGCCCCGATCTACGAAGGCACCAACGGCATTCAGGCTATGGATCTGGTCGGTCGCAAACTGTCGATGGACGGCGGCGATGCAGCCAAGGCGCTGATCGCGGACATGAAGGCGACGCTGGTCGACCTCGGAAAGCTCTACAGCGGCAAGCCGGTCGAACGGTTCGCCACCGCCATCGAGGCGGTCGAGGACGCGACCCTGTGGCTGCTGGATCAGAAGGCCGATCCGAACGCGGCGGCCGATGTGCTGGCGGCGGCCGACGCCTATCTGAAACTGCTGGGCGATGTGGCCGGCGGTTGGATGCTGGCCAAGGGCGCGCTGGCGGCGAAGGCGAAGCTGGACGCCAACGACGGCGATCCGGTCTGGCTGCAGGGCAAGCTGGACCTCTACGAAGTCTATGCCGCCAATGTGCTGGGCCACGTCTCCAGCCGTCTGGCGGCCGTGGGTCAGGGCGGCGACCTACTGCGGCGCATGACGGTGGACGCGCTGGCCGGATGA
- a CDS encoding S9 family peptidase: MNRRQLIMSTAATALAVSASPALARQSTGSPMPQPPVAKKIPVVIEQLGRTRTDDYQWMKDDNWQAVLRDPTLIKAEVKEHLIAENAYREAMMASTLPLQETMFAEMRGRIKEDDSSVPAPDGGWNYYVEYQTGDQHPRYMRVERQGTWMVDGQPVTKNFVMAPTPQLLLDANELAKGKAYSEVSAASHSPDHSLFAYAEDAQGSEVHKIYVKDLATGEVLPEVIDSATGDFVFSPDSQWIFWTNRDDNGRPDKIFRRPARGGETTLVYEEADDGMFIGVGRTADDQFIVIGIQNQETSEARYIPAATPTAEPVVLEPRVVGTRYDVDHWGDRWVIRTNADDAIDFKIVQAPTATPAKANWTDLVPHTPGRFIEGLDLTNAHLARQERADANTRIIIRDREGAEHEIAVDEPAFALSLAGASEYETTTTRYTYNSPSTPTQTFDYDMSSRERTLRKTQQIPSGHNIEDYVVERLNAPASDGQLVPVTVLRRKSTPVDGSAPLLLYGYGSYGIPMPASFSTNRLSLVDRGWIYAIAHIRGGSDKGWGWFLDARKMTKKNTFTDFIASAEHLIDNKYATAGNIVAQGGSAGGLLMGAVNNMRPDLWAGIIGQVPFVDVINTMSDTSLPLTPPEWPEWGNPIEDPAAYDYMMSYSPYDQVEPKAYPAVLATGGLSDPRVTYWEPEKWVAKLRPATTSGKPVLLKINMEAGHGGAAGRFDYLKEVAHDYAFAVWAIDKGWEQA; encoded by the coding sequence ATGAATCGTCGGCAACTGATCATGTCCACGGCGGCGACCGCCCTCGCCGTCTCGGCCTCCCCCGCGCTCGCCCGTCAGTCCACCGGATCCCCCATGCCTCAGCCGCCCGTCGCCAAGAAAATCCCTGTCGTCATCGAACAGCTGGGCCGCACCCGCACAGACGACTATCAGTGGATGAAGGACGACAATTGGCAGGCTGTCCTGCGCGATCCGACCCTGATCAAGGCCGAGGTCAAGGAACACCTGATCGCCGAGAACGCCTACCGCGAGGCCATGATGGCCTCCACCCTGCCCTTGCAGGAGACGATGTTCGCCGAGATGCGCGGCCGCATCAAGGAAGACGACAGCTCGGTTCCCGCGCCGGACGGCGGCTGGAACTACTATGTCGAATACCAGACGGGCGATCAGCACCCCCGCTACATGCGCGTCGAGCGTCAGGGCACGTGGATGGTGGATGGTCAGCCGGTGACGAAAAACTTCGTCATGGCGCCTACGCCTCAACTGCTGCTGGACGCCAACGAACTGGCCAAGGGCAAGGCCTATTCGGAAGTGTCCGCCGCGAGCCACAGCCCGGATCACTCCCTCTTCGCCTATGCGGAGGACGCCCAGGGTTCCGAGGTTCACAAGATCTACGTCAAGGATCTGGCGACCGGCGAGGTGTTGCCCGAGGTGATCGATAGCGCCACCGGCGACTTCGTCTTCTCGCCGGACAGCCAGTGGATCTTCTGGACCAACCGCGACGACAACGGCCGTCCGGACAAGATCTTCCGTCGCCCGGCGCGCGGCGGCGAGACCACCCTGGTCTATGAGGAAGCCGACGACGGCATGTTCATCGGCGTGGGCCGCACCGCCGATGACCAGTTCATCGTGATCGGCATCCAGAACCAGGAAACGTCGGAGGCGCGCTACATTCCCGCCGCCACGCCGACGGCCGAACCCGTCGTGCTGGAGCCGCGCGTGGTCGGGACCCGCTACGACGTCGATCACTGGGGCGACCGCTGGGTGATCCGCACCAATGCGGACGACGCCATCGATTTCAAGATCGTCCAGGCCCCGACCGCGACGCCGGCTAAGGCGAACTGGACCGATCTGGTGCCGCACACGCCGGGCCGCTTCATCGAAGGCCTGGACCTGACCAACGCCCATCTGGCGCGTCAGGAACGTGCAGACGCCAATACCCGCATCATCATCCGCGACCGCGAAGGCGCCGAGCATGAGATCGCGGTGGACGAACCGGCCTTCGCCCTGTCGCTGGCCGGTGCCTCCGAATACGAGACGACGACCACACGCTACACCTACAACTCGCCGTCTACGCCGACGCAGACCTTCGACTACGACATGTCGTCGCGCGAGCGGACCCTGCGCAAGACGCAGCAGATTCCGTCCGGTCACAATATCGAGGACTATGTGGTCGAGCGGCTGAACGCCCCGGCTTCGGACGGCCAGTTGGTGCCGGTGACGGTGCTGCGTCGCAAATCGACGCCCGTCGATGGTTCGGCGCCCCTGCTGCTCTACGGATACGGCTCCTACGGCATCCCCATGCCGGCCAGCTTCTCGACCAACCGGCTGTCTCTGGTGGATCGCGGCTGGATCTACGCCATCGCCCACATTCGCGGCGGTTCGGACAAGGGCTGGGGCTGGTTCTTGGACGCCCGGAAGATGACGAAGAAGAACACCTTCACCGACTTCATCGCCTCCGCCGAACACCTGATCGACAACAAATACGCCACGGCCGGAAACATCGTGGCCCAGGGCGGATCTGCGGGCGGTCTGTTGATGGGCGCGGTCAACAATATGCGGCCCGACCTGTGGGCCGGGATCATCGGTCAGGTGCCGTTCGTGGACGTGATCAACACCATGTCTGACACCTCCCTGCCGCTGACGCCGCCGGAATGGCCCGAGTGGGGCAATCCGATCGAGGACCCGGCCGCCTACGACTACATGATGAGCTACAGCCCCTACGATCAGGTCGAGCCGAAAGCCTATCCGGCGGTGCTGGCGACGGGGGGCCTGTCCGATCCGCGCGTCACCTACTGGGAGCCGGAGAAGTGGGTCGCCAAACTGCGACCCGCCACCACCTCGGGCAAGCCTGTGCTGCTGAAGATCAATATGGAGGCCGGTCACGGGGGCGCGGCCGGGCGGTTCGACTATCTGAAAGAAGTCGCCCACGACTACGCCTTCGCCGTCTGGGCCATCGACAAGGGCTGGGAGCAGGCGTGA
- the secG gene encoding preprotein translocase subunit SecG, with protein sequence MNDAMLQTILLVAIIIVAIALTGIVLLQKSEGGALGMGGGPSGFMTARGAGNLLTVTTWWLAAALFVLTIILTVVGNMDRASVSGIDADAVGSLATTPQTQTQQPAQQQPASPAKPATPSLDDLEASLPSASTAPAPAQQPAQ encoded by the coding sequence ATGAATGACGCCATGCTCCAGACCATCCTGCTCGTCGCCATCATCATCGTCGCCATCGCGCTGACGGGCATCGTCCTGCTTCAGAAGTCCGAGGGCGGCGCCCTAGGCATGGGCGGCGGTCCGTCGGGCTTCATGACCGCACGCGGGGCAGGCAATCTTCTGACCGTCACCACCTGGTGGCTGGCGGCCGCACTGTTCGTCCTGACGATCATTCTGACGGTTGTCGGCAATATGGACCGCGCTTCGGTGTCCGGCATCGACGCCGACGCTGTGGGTTCGCTGGCCACGACGCCGCAGACCCAGACGCAGCAACCCGCCCAGCAACAGCCCGCTTCGCCGGCCAAACCGGCGACGCCTTCGCTGGATGATCTGGAAGCCAGCCTGCCGTCGGCCTCCACCGCTCCGGCGCCGGCCCAACAGCCCGCCCAGTAA
- a CDS encoding peptidylprolyl isomerase, translated as MLTAFRAFSRSKWAAALLVLIAISFVIVGARMDVFSNLGPKHVIDAGDRSMNEIEFRTAFDQVRERLQQQVGRPLTNQELVAENIHVRFLTEQTQQLGFLNWAYKAGIRPGKELIVKQIRQIPAFFNSVTGQFDQQAYEAALAQQNLTPAMLEQDLRDQYATEHFGAAVFAGARVPRIYGALLAGSAFESRDGRWFEVTPAMAGQIPAPTDAQLNAFIQENADRLRAPEFRMVSVVLFTPEASANAPISEDRIRERFEFKKDTLSKPETRSFVTLTAPNRETAQKIAAALRAGQSPADVGRANNITPAAFNETPRSVIGDAATAAAVFGLQANQVSNPVQAGVGFAVAKVTAVQPAAPATLDSAREELIQELRAEDVKTQTYAKVEKYEAARTAGKNLADAAREAGGRVVDLPPFTKDGKLPNGQALNAPPQIFETAWSLTKGGESDVIDAGQGQYFAVRVNDIRPSALPTLAEVREPLAAQWIQRETMRRLSAKAEELTTRVRNGEDIAAVARSVNAPLTVRTGVIRNQQTQESLGQGVLQGLFGQSKGQAFSQPASQTAYVVGRVDNVRAANPAVAGPLAEQVRPRLTQELVQAMVESSVSAGAQRSKAKHDPAQALSALGLSGGATPAAPAQ; from the coding sequence ATGCTCACCGCCTTCCGCGCCTTCTCTCGATCCAAATGGGCGGCCGCCCTGCTTGTCCTGATCGCGATCAGCTTCGTGATCGTCGGCGCGCGGATGGACGTCTTCTCCAACCTGGGACCGAAACACGTCATCGACGCGGGCGACCGCTCGATGAACGAAATCGAGTTCCGCACCGCCTTCGATCAGGTGCGTGAACGGCTGCAGCAGCAGGTCGGCCGTCCCCTGACGAACCAGGAGCTGGTCGCGGAAAACATTCACGTTCGCTTCCTGACCGAGCAGACGCAGCAGCTGGGCTTCCTGAACTGGGCCTACAAGGCGGGCATCCGCCCGGGCAAGGAACTGATCGTCAAGCAGATCCGCCAGATCCCGGCCTTCTTCAACTCGGTCACCGGACAGTTCGACCAGCAGGCCTATGAGGCTGCGCTTGCGCAGCAGAACCTGACGCCCGCCATGCTGGAGCAGGACCTGCGCGACCAATACGCGACGGAACATTTCGGCGCCGCCGTCTTCGCCGGCGCCCGCGTGCCGCGCATCTATGGCGCGCTGCTGGCCGGTTCCGCCTTCGAAAGCCGCGACGGTCGTTGGTTCGAGGTGACCCCCGCGATGGCCGGTCAGATCCCCGCCCCGACTGACGCCCAGTTGAACGCCTTCATCCAGGAGAACGCCGACCGTCTGCGCGCGCCCGAGTTCCGCATGGTGTCGGTGGTTCTGTTTACGCCTGAGGCTTCGGCCAATGCGCCGATCTCGGAAGACCGCATCCGCGAGCGCTTCGAGTTCAAGAAGGACACGCTGAGCAAGCCCGAAACGCGCTCGTTCGTCACCCTGACTGCGCCGAACCGCGAGACGGCCCAGAAGATCGCCGCCGCCCTGCGCGCGGGCCAATCGCCCGCCGACGTCGGCCGCGCCAACAACATCACCCCGGCCGCCTTCAACGAAACCCCCCGCTCGGTCATCGGCGACGCCGCGACCGCAGCCGCCGTCTTCGGCCTGCAAGCCAATCAGGTGTCCAACCCGGTCCAGGCCGGTGTCGGCTTCGCCGTCGCCAAGGTCACGGCGGTTCAACCCGCTGCGCCCGCCACGCTGGACAGCGCTCGTGAGGAGCTGATCCAGGAACTGCGCGCCGAGGACGTGAAGACCCAGACCTACGCCAAGGTCGAGAAGTACGAAGCCGCTCGCACGGCCGGTAAGAACCTGGCTGACGCGGCGCGTGAGGCCGGCGGTCGCGTCGTCGATCTGCCGCCCTTCACCAAGGACGGCAAGCTGCCGAACGGTCAGGCGCTGAACGCTCCGCCGCAAATCTTCGAGACGGCCTGGAGCCTGACCAAGGGCGGCGAAAGTGACGTCATCGACGCCGGTCAGGGTCAGTATTTCGCCGTGCGCGTCAACGACATCCGCCCGTCGGCCCTGCCGACCCTGGCAGAGGTGCGTGAGCCCCTGGCCGCCCAATGGATCCAGCGTGAGACCATGCGTCGCCTGTCGGCCAAGGCTGAAGAACTGACGACCCGCGTGCGAAACGGCGAGGACATCGCCGCGGTCGCCCGTTCGGTCAATGCGCCGCTGACCGTGCGCACCGGCGTCATCCGCAATCAGCAAACCCAGGAATCCCTGGGTCAGGGCGTGCTTCAAGGCCTGTTCGGCCAATCCAAGGGCCAGGCCTTCTCGCAGCCGGCGTCGCAGACCGCCTATGTGGTCGGCCGCGTCGACAACGTCCGCGCCGCCAATCCGGCCGTGGCCGGTCCGCTGGCCGAGCAGGTCCGCCCGCGCCTGACCCAGGAGTTGGTGCAGGCGATGGTCGAATCGTCGGTCTCGGCGGGCGCTCAGCGCTCCAAGGCCAAGCACGACCCGGCCCAGGCGCTGTCGGCCCTGGGTCTGTCCGGTGGCGCAACGCCCGCCGCACCGGCGCAATGA
- a CDS encoding N-acetyltransferase family protein yields the protein MTVRDARPDDTAAITAIYAESVANGRGTFELEAPDEVEMALRLAAVEALGLPRLVVEVDGAVAGYAYAGPFRTRQAYRYMVEDSIYVAPWARGRGVAGALLDALIARCEAMGLRQMVAVIGDSENVGSIALHRKRGFTDAGVFKAAGWKHEDWRDVVFMQRALSDGGATAPDAQGLPLVDKKPLR from the coding sequence CTGACTGTTCGCGACGCCCGTCCTGACGACACCGCCGCGATCACGGCCATCTATGCCGAAAGCGTCGCCAATGGGCGCGGCACCTTCGAACTGGAGGCGCCCGACGAGGTCGAAATGGCCTTACGGCTCGCCGCCGTCGAAGCGCTCGGCCTGCCGCGCCTTGTGGTCGAGGTCGACGGCGCGGTCGCCGGATATGCCTATGCCGGGCCGTTTCGCACGCGTCAGGCCTATCGCTACATGGTCGAGGACTCGATCTACGTCGCGCCTTGGGCCAGGGGCCGCGGCGTCGCCGGCGCCCTGCTCGATGCGCTGATTGCACGGTGCGAAGCGATGGGTCTTCGTCAGATGGTCGCGGTCATCGGCGATTCGGAGAACGTCGGCTCAATCGCCCTGCACCGTAAGCGCGGCTTCACCGACGCCGGCGTGTTCAAGGCGGCCGGCTGGAAGCACGAGGACTGGCGCGACGTGGTGTTCATGCAGCGCGCGCTGAGCGACGGCGGCGCCACAGCGCCCGACGCGCAGGGTCTGCCGCTTGTAGACAAAAAGCCGCTGCGCTGA